A region from the Triticum aestivum cultivar Chinese Spring chromosome 3D, IWGSC CS RefSeq v2.1, whole genome shotgun sequence genome encodes:
- the LOC123077852 gene encoding uncharacterized protein, translated as MEDGRRRKSAQRETTPATKIDALTDDLLELVFLRLPLHRHLVYAACTCRRWRRVIAGDVGRFLLRFISLRGLSPAHFSGHYRVDERHRHPRPPGGNPVFVPSSSRWVAAAVARNLALDFLPRPGLAGRCWELADFWDGLLLLLLLDKETNWSPAYALVVCDPLTGRYITVPPSAWFQGCGCLGAFLLHGEDAGVRISLSNFRVTCAVYRPGDGVARACAFSSAGGGRWTSGAARSSMAVYGDQFGSGWGDEEH; from the coding sequence ATGGAGGACGGCCGCCGCCGCAAGAGTGCCCAGAGGGAAACCACGCCGGCAACCAAGATCGATGCCCTCACGGACGATCTTCTCGAGCTCGTGTTCCTGCGCCTCCCCTTGCATCGCCACCTCGTCTACGCGGCGTGCACGTGCCGGCGCTGGCGCCGCGTGATCGCGGGCGACGTCGGACGCTTccttctccggttcatctcgctcCGCGGCCTGTCGCCAGCCCACTTCTCCGGCCACTACCGCGTCGACGAGCGCCACCGGCACCCGCGTCCGCCCGGCGGCAACCCCGTCTTCGTCCCCTCCTCCTCGCGGTGGgtggccgccgccgtcgcgcggAACCTCGCGCTCGACTTCCTCCCGCGGCCGGGACTGGCGGGTCGCTGCTGGGAGCTCGCCGACTTTTGGGACGGTCTCCTGCTCTTGCTGCTCCTAGACAAGGAGACAAATTGGTCGCCGGCGTATGCCCTGGTCGTCTGCGATCCGCTCACGGGGCGCTACATCACCGTCCCGCCCTCGGCGTGGTTCCAGGGCTGCGGTTGCCTGGGCGCCTTCCTCCTCCACGGCGAGGATGCGGGCGTGCGCATCAGCCTGTCCAACTTCAGGGTGACGTGCGCGGTCTATCGCCCTGGGGACGGCGTCGCCAGGGCCTGCGCGTTCTCGTCCGCCGGCGGCGGCCGCTGGACCTCCGGCGCCGCACGTAGCAGCATGGCAGTCTACGGCGACCAGTTCGGAAGCGGCTGGGGTGACGAGGAACActag